GGTGATAGTGGCAGAGCGAACACGGTTGAAGTGATTCAGTTCTTTGGGGGCGACGGTTTCATTGATGCTGACGACCGATGCCAGCTGCACCAGTCCTCCGCGTCCGCGAAGATATAATTCGTCGATAGTTTCCGGAGTGGCGCGGTCAGTCGGCTTCAGCTGGGTAATGACATCATACTGCTTTGCCCCCCGTTTGAAGTTGCCGACCACTTTGCCGCCGAGATAAGTCTCCAGGGTGGAGCCGATATCGGTAACGGAGACGCCCAGGGCGGAAGCGCGCTCCCGGTCGATGGTAATATCGAGTTGCGGTTTATTGAGACGGAGGTCGGTATCGAGATTGATAAGATAACCGAGCTGCATCGCCTTCCCCATAATAACGCCGACGGCGGTTTGGAGCTCCTCATATGAATCAGCTTTGAGAACATATTCGACCGGAGAAGAAAAGTCCTGTCCCAGGGAGGGAGGATTGATAAGAAATGCCAGCACTCCCGGAATCCCCAGAAGTTGGGGAAAGAGAGAGCCGACAATTTCCTGCTGACTGCGGTCCCGCTCGCCGCGAGGCTTGAGGCCCAGAAAGACAAAGCCGTTAGTCACACGTCCCGGTCCGCCGAAACCGAGACCGGTAGCGGTAAAGAGGCCGGCCCGCTCCGGCACATTCATCAGGATACCCTCCACCTGGCGCATATACCGGTCGGTGTAATCCAGGGTCGCCCCTTCGGGCGCTATGACAATACCAAAGGCGACGCCCCGGTCTTCGGTCGGGACCAGCTCACTGGGAAGGAATTTGAAGGCGCCCACACCGAGCAGAATGAGCAGGAGAATGGCGGCGGTTGAAAGCACCCGGTGACGAAGGGAAAGACTTAAAACGGCGCGGTAGGACTTGTCGAGCCACTCGAAGAAGGCGTCAAAGGAGCGAGACGCCCAATTCCGCTTACCGGTATGCAGAGGGCGTAGAATCCGCGAACTGAGCATCGGGGTCAGAGTCAGGGCGACAAAACCGGAAATTAGAACGGCCACCGCCACAGTGACGCCGAACTCGTTGAATAACCGTCCCACATTCCCCTGCAGAAACGCCAGCGGCACGAAAACCGCCACCAGAGTGATGGTGGTGGCAAGAACGGCGAAACCGATTTCTTTGGAGCCGTCGAGGGCGGCGCGCCAGCGGGATTTGCCCATCTCCATATGACGATAGATGTTTTCCAGCACAACAATAGCATCATCGACCACCAATCCGATAGCCAGCACCAGCGCCAGAAGCGTCAAAATGTTAACGGTGAAGCCAAGAAAATAAGCCAGGGCAAAGGCGCCGATAATGGAGGTCGGAATGGCAAAGGTCGGAATGATAGTGGCGCGGAAACTTTTCAGGAAGAGCAGAATGACGATGATAACCAGAATTGCCGCAATCGCCAGAGTTTCGACTACCTCATCGAGCGATTCCTGAATGAAGGTGGCGGAATTATAGGCGACATTGAGCTGCATTCCGTCCGGTAACAGGGAGCGCAATTCGCTCATCTCGGCCATAATATTGTCGGAGACCTCGAGGGTGCTCGCTTTCTTCTGTTTGATGATACCAAGTCCGACCGCCGGTTCGCCGTTCCAGCGAATTGCGGTGCGGTCGTCTTCGGCGCCCAGCTCCACCAAAGCGACATCGCCGAGCCGAACGTATTCATCCCCTTTCTGCTTGACAATGATAGCGGCGAATTCTTCGGCAGTAGTCAGTTCGCCACGAGTGCGAACGGAGAATTCCCGTCCATCCCCTTCGATTCGTCCCGCCGGAATTTCCGCGTTTTCGCGGCGGATAGCATTTTCGATATCATAGGTGGTCAACTGATGCGCCGCCATTCGTTGAGCATCGAGCCAGACCCGCATAGCATAGCGGCGTTCGCCGCCGATGAAGACCGAGGCTACTCCCGGAAGGCGCTGGATTCGTTCCTTGAGAACACGGTCGGCGAGGTCGGACAGCTCCAGGGTGGAGTGGCGCGTGGAATTAAGAGCCAGCCAGATAATCGGCTGGGCGTTGGCATCAACTTTACTGACAATGGGGTCATCGGCCTCCCGCGGGAGCACGCCCCGAACGCGGGAGACACGCTCGCGAACATCATTGGCGGCTTCATCGACATCACGGCTCAACTCAAACTCAATGGTGATGACCGAGCCCTGCTCGCGGCTGGAAGAGGTAAGAGTCTTGACCCCCTCAATAGTGGAGAGCTGCTCTTCAAGAATATCGGTGATTTCCGTCTCGACCACATTGGGGCTGGCGCCGCGATAGAAGGTGGTGATGGAGACAATCGGCGGGTCGATATCGGGATATTCCCGGACCGGCAGACGGAATAAAGCTACCAGCCCGAAAAGGAGAATAACCAGACTGAGCACCAGCGCCAGGACAGGCCGCTTAATAGATATTTCGCTTATTTTCATTTAGTGCCTCCGTTCAGGCTGGCCGTTTCGCCGATATTGCTCGGCGCCATTATCGGCATCACTTTGGCGCCTTCGAATAATTTCTGATGACCGGCTTTAACCACTGTCATGCCCGGCTCTAATCCCTGGACGATTTCGACTGATTTTCGCTGACGGGCGCCGACTGTAACCGGCTTGCGCGCCACCGTGCTGTCGGGATTGACGACAAATACCAGCGACTGGGCGCCTTCGGCAAAGATAGCCTCATCCGGCACGAGCAGCGCATTCTCCCGTCGCGCCAGCACGGCCGATACATTGGCCGACATCCCGGGGCGGAATCGTCCGCCGGGATTGGCGAAATGGGCAATCATTTTGGCAGCGCGGGTGGAAAGGTCGATGGTCGGTTCAATCACCTCGATACGTCCTTTCAACTCATAATCAGGGTAAGGAGCGGTTGCTATGGAGACTTCGCTCCCCCGGCGAAGGAGCGGGAAATATCGCTCCGGAGCGGAGAAAGTAACTTTCAACTCTGAAATATTGGCTAAGTCCGTAATTGGCGTCCCGGCCCGCAGAAAAGCTCCGGGGCTGACTTTGCGGGCGCCGACTTCACCGGAAAAAGGAGCCACGATTCTGGTCTTGGCAAGTTTGGCTTCAATCATAGCCAGTTCGGCTTCGGCGACTTTGTAGGCGGCATTGACGTCATCAAATTCCTGCTGCGAGGTGACCGCTTTATCCAAAAGCGACTTTATTCTGTCGTAAGCGGCTTTGCGTTGGTCACGAATAGCGAGGGCGCGCTCCCGTTCGGCGCGCAGTTGAGTGTCGTCAAGCTGGGCGATGAGAGTCCCTTTCTCGATGGCGGCGCCTTCAGTAAAGGGAAGGTCAACCACAATGGCATCAATTTCCGCCACAATAGTGACGGCATCGTGCGCCTCGATGGTTCCGACGGCGTCAAAGCGATCTTCCACGGTGGCGCTTGCCACCAGTGCGGTCTCGACCGGCATAGGGGGCATGGAAAATCCGCCGCCGGCCTGCTGCTTCGAGCATCCGGATAGAGCGGCCAAGATTAGAATCAATGACAATATACTCGGTATAACTCTCTTTTTCATTTCTTTATGTCCTTTCGCCTCGCGGTATTTCTGCGGTAAAGATAACAAGCATATAACGAATGATTATAATATGAGGTTCCAAATAATAGAGTCACATTATCGACTTTTCTGGTTCCCGGCATACAAATGTGATTTAAGGATTGTCTGTTATACGAATCGTGGAGCGAATTAATTGACAATTTCCGCTATTTTATTGAGAGATTTTATCTTATTTCCTGTAATGCGGCTCCATTTACAAGCGTGTTTTCGAATTTCGGGGTGGCTATTGAGAAATGATACCGCCTGCCCTTGAAACCGGCACAGAGTATTTGTTATATTGGAAAATGGAGAGAGAGGATTTGAAATGAATAGAGGCATCCAGAAGATATTTGCGCAGGTGCCGCATACTTATGAATTGATAAATCATATTCTGACGTTTGGAATGGATATAATCTGCCGACGGAAAGCGGCAAAGATAGCGGCGGGAGGCGGGGGGAACCGCTGGATGGACCTCTGCAGCGGGACCGGCGAAATGGCCGCCAATCTGGCGCGGCTTTCCCAGAATGGAACGACGGTTTATGCCGCCGACTTTTCGCAACCTATGCTGTCGATGGCGCGAAAAAAGCCGGAAGCGTCGCGGATAAGATTTGTCATAACTGATGTGGGGATGCTGCCGTTTCCGGACGCAACTTTCGACGCCCTTACCATCTCTTTTGCCACCCGTAATATCAACACCAGCCGGGAGAATCTGATTATCTGTCTGAAAGAATTCAATAGGGTACTGAAGCCGGGTGGAAGATTTATAAATCTCGAAACAAGCCAGCCAAAGTCAAAACTGCTGCAGAAATTGATGCATCTTTATGTAAAGGCGGCGGTGAAACCGATTGGAGGGACAATTTCCGGCTCGAAAGCGGGATACGCCTATCTTTCCCAGACCGTGCCGCGCTTTTACCCGGCGGAAGCATTTGCGGAGATAATCAGAACGGCCGGTTTTGCAACGGTGGAATACCGCCGTCTCTTTTTCGGCATTATCGCCATTCATATCGGACAGAAAAAGGCGGACAAATAAACTCTGGCGGAATCGCACTCGGGGCGGTAATTTGTGGATTTATGAGGATATTTTAGATGCCCCTGACGGAAAACCTGCAGCTTTTGAGCCAATCGATATTCTGCTCCGGATTGGACCGGGAGGAACTGCGGGCGCTTCACGATATCACCGCGATAAGAAAGGTGAAAAAGGGGGAGATACTTTTCCTGGAGGGGGACCCGGCTGGCGGATTTTATATCTTGCTTGCCGGAAAGGTTCGGGTTTATAAATCCTCTCCGGAAGGGAAGGAATTCACCATTCATCAGATAAACCCGGGGCAATTGTTTGCCGAGGCGGCGATATTCCGGGGAGGGGAATATCCAGCCAACTGCGCCGCTCTGGAGGACTCCCTGGTGGCGTTTTTCCCCAAGGAATCATTTGTGCAGCTTATCAAAGAATCGCCGCAGATTTCACTTAAGATAATCGGGTCGATGTCATCTTTCCTGCGGGAGTTCAACCGCAAAGTGGAAGAGCTGACCCTGAAAGAAGTTCCGGCGAGGATTGCTTCTTATCTTCTGCGCGAAGCGGAAAGAAAAGGAACGAGGCACCTGCTGCTGGATATTCCCAAAGCCGAACTGGCCAAACATCTGGGGACAATCAGCGAAACGTTGTCGCGCAACCTGCGCAAATTCAAAGAGTTAGGAATACTTCAGGTACACGGCAAGAAAATAACCATCCTCGACCCGGAACATCTTCAAGCGGTCGCCGACGGCGAAAAAATATAAAGTTAGATTGACCTAAGTCAAAGACTCTACCGGGGCTTCTTTCGATATTAAGAGTAGAAACATAGATAATAATAGTCTATTTATAGAAAGAGGTCCGATGCCGCTGCGAAAAATAATCAGAATCGATGAAGAGAAATGCGACGGGTGCGGGAAATGCGTTCCCGCCTGCGCTGAAGGGGCGCTTCGGATAATCGAGGGCAAAGCCCGGCTGGTGAGCGAAAGCTACTGCGATGGGATGGGGGCATGCCTGGGCGACTGCCCCCAGAAGGCGATTATCATTGAAGAGCGCGAGGCATCGGAATACGACGCCGCAGCGGTGGAGAGACATCTGCGGCAAGACCAGCGGCCATCACAACTGAATAATATCAAGAGGGAAAGACCGTCACCGTCT
This Candidatus Zixiibacteriota bacterium DNA region includes the following protein-coding sequences:
- a CDS encoding efflux RND transporter permease subunit; amino-acid sequence: MKISEISIKRPVLALVLSLVILLFGLVALFRLPVREYPDIDPPIVSITTFYRGASPNVVETEITDILEEQLSTIEGVKTLTSSSREQGSVITIEFELSRDVDEAANDVRERVSRVRGVLPREADDPIVSKVDANAQPIIWLALNSTRHSTLELSDLADRVLKERIQRLPGVASVFIGGERRYAMRVWLDAQRMAAHQLTTYDIENAIRRENAEIPAGRIEGDGREFSVRTRGELTTAEEFAAIIVKQKGDEYVRLGDVALVELGAEDDRTAIRWNGEPAVGLGIIKQKKASTLEVSDNIMAEMSELRSLLPDGMQLNVAYNSATFIQESLDEVVETLAIAAILVIIVILLFLKSFRATIIPTFAIPTSIIGAFALAYFLGFTVNILTLLALVLAIGLVVDDAIVVLENIYRHMEMGKSRWRAALDGSKEIGFAVLATTITLVAVFVPLAFLQGNVGRLFNEFGVTVAVAVLISGFVALTLTPMLSSRILRPLHTGKRNWASRSFDAFFEWLDKSYRAVLSLSLRHRVLSTAAILLLILLGVGAFKFLPSELVPTEDRGVAFGIVIAPEGATLDYTDRYMRQVEGILMNVPERAGLFTATGLGFGGPGRVTNGFVFLGLKPRGERDRSQQEIVGSLFPQLLGIPGVLAFLINPPSLGQDFSSPVEYVLKADSYEELQTAVGVIMGKAMQLGYLINLDTDLRLNKPQLDITIDRERASALGVSVTDIGSTLETYLGGKVVGNFKRGAKQYDVITQLKPTDRATPETIDELYLRGRGGLVQLASVVSINETVAPKELNHFNRVRSATIT
- a CDS encoding efflux RND transporter periplasmic adaptor subunit — its product is MKKRVIPSILSLILILAALSGCSKQQAGGGFSMPPMPVETALVASATVEDRFDAVGTIEAHDAVTIVAEIDAIVVDLPFTEGAAIEKGTLIAQLDDTQLRAERERALAIRDQRKAAYDRIKSLLDKAVTSQQEFDDVNAAYKVAEAELAMIEAKLAKTRIVAPFSGEVGARKVSPGAFLRAGTPITDLANISELKVTFSAPERYFPLLRRGSEVSIATAPYPDYELKGRIEVIEPTIDLSTRAAKMIAHFANPGGRFRPGMSANVSAVLARRENALLVPDEAIFAEGAQSLVFVVNPDSTVARKPVTVGARQRKSVEIVQGLEPGMTVVKAGHQKLFEGAKVMPIMAPSNIGETASLNGGTK
- a CDS encoding ubiquinone/menaquinone biosynthesis methyltransferase, whose amino-acid sequence is MNRGIQKIFAQVPHTYELINHILTFGMDIICRRKAAKIAAGGGGNRWMDLCSGTGEMAANLARLSQNGTTVYAADFSQPMLSMARKKPEASRIRFVITDVGMLPFPDATFDALTISFATRNINTSRENLIICLKEFNRVLKPGGRFINLETSQPKSKLLQKLMHLYVKAAVKPIGGTISGSKAGYAYLSQTVPRFYPAEAFAEIIRTAGFATVEYRRLFFGIIAIHIGQKKADK
- a CDS encoding Crp/Fnr family transcriptional regulator, encoding MPLTENLQLLSQSIFCSGLDREELRALHDITAIRKVKKGEILFLEGDPAGGFYILLAGKVRVYKSSPEGKEFTIHQINPGQLFAEAAIFRGGEYPANCAALEDSLVAFFPKESFVQLIKESPQISLKIIGSMSSFLREFNRKVEELTLKEVPARIASYLLREAERKGTRHLLLDIPKAELAKHLGTISETLSRNLRKFKELGILQVHGKKITILDPEHLQAVADGEKI